One window of the Cryptomeria japonica chromosome 7, Sugi_1.0, whole genome shotgun sequence genome contains the following:
- the LOC131074848 gene encoding probable ubiquitin-conjugating enzyme E2 23 produces MGDICDNANVASTELEHSARLEEKGLISSTGSHGESCVVSSDGDSDPKGLSVGNNVSISTGETEHSPLKVGKKPLIASVYRSDVVQSRSEEGVFGMVTRVAGDSDSSDSDNEEEDDAESVSGDHARVVWSNLVETTEKLEDLVVVDRSFMHGDIVASISDPKGQTGTVVSIDLFVDLKMPSGEIKTDVPSRKLKRIRAFTEEDYVLRDSWLGRVVEVVDNVTVLFDDGSKCKVMRADPERLMSVSKNVFEDTNFPYYPGQRVRGTSSVVFKSARWLRGTWKASRMEGTVSNVEAGSVYVYWIAAANPASTMSSTNVPADMQDPKHLKLLSCFSYANWQLADWCFLPTSGRKLGITFPVKQDALPDKDTELTADCDMLPSFDSSSPTTSGSVQNGTVPAQDSCFPTGLGSKIMTHENWVSHRKKYRKRRVKRDKKLPKKDDVLESALLIVNTKTKVDVLWQDGTKSFGVDSKVLFAVDNLGEHDFWPEQYVLEKGSDEDGEDSQTRRVGVVKTVDSKERTALVRWQKTVSRPEDPREFDNEEIVSVYDLVEHPDYNYFIGDIVIRLPPIEEVSQVSDAVKMSVDEKECEIEAKIDKDCQIELKCGECVKSDPSSEQRSLKKRQKTDLGFDFEDHIGDDKEIDFQTKCVSDTKSMDASLQQGASRRRRKAKVDAKVEDMDFSWIGNIIGVRDGEIEVMWADGTVTKVGPQAIFVVGRDDDMESTQSSFDEDDNDDAASWETVDDNMMATFDADEQQLEQNVEPAMDQATDAAHASNENLHKSSDTNTSILRAFGFVARLATGFLGFRGSKNSSDTLDPSSQEQAMQKHGIAKNTDRTEASGIEGDQLTRDLNCHLEPGGDSIHIKDGLTSLPATSDLGDKMDSECGDHNNVEGTQDGHDQTKVSTEDDLTRSIPIDIKQNLQEMHSLPISINDGQNLFKHFDSVQDPADHYFFNETAQNCNDRKWSKKVQQEWSLLEKNLPESIYVRVYEDRIDLLRAVIVGASGTPYQDGLFFFDIYLPSEYPQAPPAVYYHSRGLRLNPNLYETGKVCLSLLNTWTGRGNEVWDPTSSSILQVLVSLQGLVLNARPYFNEAGYDKQVGTAEGEKNSLAYNENSFLLTCKLMLYLLHRPPQHFENFIKDHFRRRGHSILCACDAFMKGAEVGSLSEVPLKSDQVSQNNSSVGFRLMLDKIIPKLKSAFDELGTNDD; encoded by the exons ATGGGAGACATTTGTGATAATGCAAATGTTGCCTCAACAGAATTAGAGCATTCTGCCCGCTTAGAGGAGAAAGGTTTAATTAGCTCCACAGGTTCTCATGGCGAGAGCTGTGTGGTCAGTTCTGATGGTGACTCGGACCCAAAGGGTCTTTCCGTTGGAAACAATGTATCTATAAGTACAGGTGAAACAGAACATTCTCCTCTAAAAGTTGGAAAGAAGCCTCTTATTGCAAGTGTTTACAGATCAGATGTAGTCCAAAGTAGATCAGAAGAGGGTGTGTTTGGAATGGTAACTAGAGTTGCAGGTGATTCAGACTCCTCAGAttctgataatgaagaagaagatgatgcgGAATCTGTTTCAGGGGATCATGCTCGGGTAGTTTGGTCAAATCTTGTTGAGACAACTGAGAAACTTGAAGATCTTGTTGTAGTTGATAGGAGCTTTATGCATGGTGACATTGTTGCATCTATTTCAGATCCAAAAGGACAGACAGGTACAGTAGTCAGCATTGACCTTTTTGTTGACTTGAAGATGCCGTCTGGAGAAATCAAAACAGATGTCCCTAGCAGGAAGCTGAAACGGATAAGAGCTTTCACAGAAGAAGATTATGTACTTCGTGATTCTTGGCTGGGCCGGGTTGTTGAGGTTGTAGATAATGTCACAGTTTTGTTTGATGATGGTTCAAAGTGTAAAGTAATGAGGGCAGACCCTGAGCGCCTTATGTCAGTTTCTAAGAATGTTTTTGAAGATACAAACTTTCCTTATTATCCAGGTCAGCGTGTACGGGGTACTTCTTCAGTTGTTTTCAAAAGTGCTAGATGGCTCCGAGGTACATGGAAGGCATCTCGTATGGAGGGTACAGTCAGTAATGTTGAGGCGGGTTCAGTATATGTTTACTGGATTGCTGCAGCGAATCCTGCATCTACTATGAGTTCAACAAATGTCCCTGCAGATATGCAAGACCCTAAACATTTAaagcttttgtcttgtttttcataTGCTAATTGGCAACTAGCTGATTGGTGTTTCCTCCCAACATCTGGAAGGAAATTAGGCATAACTTTCCCTGTCAAGCAAGATGCCTTACCAGATAAAGACACAGAACTAACTGCAGACTGTGACATGTTGCCTTCTTTTGATTCATCTTCCCCTACTACTTCAGGATCAGTACAGAATGGCACCGTACCTGCACAGGATTCCTGTTTTCCTACTGGCCTTGGATCAAAAATCATGACACATGAAAACTGGGTTTCACACCGCAAGAAATATCGTAAGCGCAGAGTGAAACGTGATAAAAAACTTCCTAAGAAAGATGATGTTCTTGAATCAGCACTGCTTATTGTGAACACAAAGACAAAGGTTGATGTACTTTGGCAAGATGGCACAAAGTCATTTGGAGTTGATTCAAAGGTCTTGTTTGCTGTTGATAATCTTGGTGAGCATGATTTCTGGCCTGAGCAGTATGTGCTAGAGAAGGGTTCCGATGAGGATGGAGAAGATTCTCAAACTAGGCGCGTAGGAGTTGTAAAAACTGTGGATTCAAAAGAACGTACTGCCCTAGTGAGGTGGCAGAAAACTGTGTCACGACCAGAGGATCCTCGAGAGTTTGACAATGAAGAGATAGTGAGTGTTTATGACCTAGTTGAGCACCCAGATTACAATTATTTTATTGGGGACATTGTGATACGGCTTCCCCCTATAGAAGAGGTATCACAGGTGTCTGATGCTGTTAAAAtgtcagttgatgaaaaagaatgtgAAATTGAGGCAAAGATTGATAAAGATTGTCAGATTGAATTAAAATGTGGGGAGTGTGTTAAATCAGATCCATCCTCAGAGCAAAGAAGTTTGAAAAAGCGACAAAAGACTGATCTTGGTTTTGATTTTGAGGATCACATTGGTGATGATAAAGAAATTGACTTTCAGACGAAATGTGTAAGTGATACCAAAAGTATGGATGCTTCTTTGCAGCAAGGGGCTTCAAGAAGGCGTCGCAAGGCTAAAGTTGATGCAAAGGTTGAAGATATGGATTTCTCGTGGATTGGGAATATTATAGGTGTTAGAGATGGGGAAATTGAAGTGATGTGGGCAGATGGAACAGTTACAAAG GTTGGACCACAAGCAATTTTTGTAGTTGGCAGGGATGATGATATGGAGTCAACTCAAAGTAGTtttgatgaggatgataatgatgatgctgcAAGCTGGGAAACtgttgatgataatatgatggCTACATTTGATGCCGATGAGCAGCAG TTGGAGCAAAATGTAGAACCTGCAATGGACCAGGCTACAGATGCTGCACATGCTTCAAATGAAAACTTGCACAAAAGTAGTGATACCAACACATCAATATTGCGAGCTTTTGGATTTGTTGCCAGGCTTGCCACTGGTTTTCTTGGATTCCGAGGTTCTAAGAATTCATCAGACACATTGGATCCAAGTTCTCAAGAGCAAGCTATGCAGAAACATGGAATTGCAAAGAACACTGACAGGACAGAGGCTAGTGGCATTGAAGGAGACCAACTTACAAGAGATTTGAATTGTCATCTGGAACCTGGTGGTGATTCCATACACATTAAAGATGGTTTGACTTCTTTGCCAGCAACTTCAGACTTAGGTGATAAAATGGACTCAGAGTGTGGTGACCACAACAATGTGGAAGGCACACAAGATGGCCACGATCAAACGAAAGTCTCTACTGAAGATGATTTGACAAGGAGCATACCTATTGATATTAAACAAAATTTACAAGAAATGCACAGCTTACCTATTTCTATTAATGATGGCCAGAACTTGTTTAAACACTTTGACAGTGTTCAGGACCCTGCAGACCACTACTTTTTCAATGAAACTGCCCAG AATTGCAATGATAGAAAGTGGTCGAAGAAAGTTCAGCAAGAGTGGAGTCTTCTTGAAAAAAATTTACCTG AGAGCATTTATGTTCGAGTCTATGAGGATCGAATAGATTTACTTAGGGCTGTGATTGTTGGAGCTAGTGGAACTCCTTATCAAGATGGtctttttttctttgatatttatcttCCGTCTGAATACCCTCAAGCACCACCA GCAGTGTACTACCATTCTCGTGGGTTGAGATTGAATCCCAATTTATATGAAACTGGAAAAGTCTGCTTAAGTCTTCTTAACACATGGACTGGCAGAGGAAATGAAGTCTGGGATCCGACATCTTCAAGCATTCTACAAGTCCTTGTTTCACTTCAGGGTCTTGTATTGAATGCAAGACCGTACTTCAATGAGGCaggatatgataagcaagttggcACAGCTGAAGGAGAAAAAAATTCTCTTGCTTACAATGAGAATTCATTTTTATTGACGTGCAAGCTAATGTTATATCTTCTCCACAGACCTCCACAG CATTTTGAAAACTTTATTAAAGATCACTTTCGTAGACGTGGTCATTCCATTCTTTGTGCATGCGATGCCTTTATGAAGGGAGCTGAGGTTGGATCTCTCTCAGAAGTACCGTTGAAGTCTGACCAAGTTTCTCAGAACAACAGTTCAGTTGGTTTCAGACTTATGTTAGACAAGATTATTCCTAAATTAAAATCTGCATTTGATGAACTGGGCACAAATGATGATTGA